The Triticum aestivum cultivar Chinese Spring chromosome 7B, IWGSC CS RefSeq v2.1, whole genome shotgun sequence genome window below encodes:
- the LOC123163038 gene encoding uncharacterized protein: MESRSGRRRLRSSSPTEDRISTLPDDLLLLILARLRSIAAAVRTSVLSRRWSGSGGLWTRLHEIVFRDITFPSLEAALGRVVDPPAVSLLEIRVPDVHRPGTETNVGGLGFNSLLRAAAQLAPEEFVFRFPWDLTDRSLVVDMPCFPRTTSIVLVNFFLFLRVPDGVDFLALETLSLSGRLPDLDPWLSCCPRLHALRLRRVFSEGELRVISASLHELSIFRLYQRMHGINIVAPMLKQLTMSFFSSGASISVLAPMVEKVSWDCRYSKPSIVFGLWRLEQVTLQMGETQGHVPTLQICAHATSSILGTEEHTFAEEIEKHMIAGFSVLELHLTTNGHAFGALVFHLLKMVRICGSIRRLKVVLERSTVKEECPFDCFCEPWNWRSKTISLSALEEVEINGFQGYGQEIDFLKLISQCAPMLKKTTMMLSEETSPSNDESAKI, from the exons ATGGAGTCGAGATCGGGGCGTCGTCGCCTCCGTTCCTCCTCCCCGACTGAGGACCGCATCAGCACCCTCCCAGACGACCTGCTCCTCCTCATCCTCGCCCGCCTCCGATCCATCGCCGCAGCCGTGCGCACCAGCGTCCTCTCACGCCGCTGGAGCGGCAGCGGCGGCCTCTGGACCCGCCTCCACGAGATCGTCTTCCGCGACATTACCTTCCCCTCGCTCGAAGCGGCGCTCGGTCGCGTCGTCGACCCTCCCGCGGTTTCCCTCCTGGAAATCCGCGTCCCCGATGTGCACCGGCCGGGCACCGAAACCAACGTCGGCGGCCTCGGTTTCAACTCGCTGCTGCGCGCTGCCGCGCAGCTCGCACCGGAGGAGTTCGTCTTCCGCTTCCCGTGGGACTTAACCGATCGTTCCCTCGTCGTCGACATGCCTTGCTTCCCCCGCACCACCTCCATCGTCCTGGTCAACTTTTTCCTCTTCCTCCGTGTCCCCGACGGCGTCGACTTCCTGGCGCTCGAGACGCTGTCTCTGTCGGGCAGGCTGCCAGATCTCGACCCCTGGCTATCCTGCTGCCCACGCTTGCACGCGCTCCGGCTGCGCAGAGTTTTCAGTGAGGGCGAGCTGAGGGTCATCTCGGCGTCGCTGCACGAGCTCTCCATCTTCCGCCTGTACCAACGGATGCACGGCATCAACATCGTCGCCCCCATGCTCAAGCAATTGACCATGTCCTTTTTCTCCTCTGGTGCCAGCATCTCCGTCTTGGCACCAATGGTGGAGAAGGTCTCATGGGACTGCAGGTACTCCAAGCCGTCTATTGTGTTTGGTCTTTGGCGGCTAGAGCAGGTGACACTACAGATGGGAGAGACACAAGGACATGTCCCTACACTGCAGATTTGTGCCCACGCC ACCTCGAGTATTTTAGGGACCGAAGAGCACACCTTTGCAGAGGAGATAGAGAAGCACATGATTGCCGGGTTTTCTGTTTTGGAACTACATCTCACAACAAATGGACATGCTTTTGGAGCACTCGTGTTTCATCTCCTTAAGATGGTTCGAATTTGTGGTTCCATACGCAGGCTTAAGGTCGTCCTAGAGAGATCAACG GTGAAAGAAGAATGCCCATTTGATTGTTTTTGTGAGCCTTGGAACTGGAGATCTAAAACTATCTCCTTGTCTGCTCTTGAGGAAGTGGAGATCAACGGGTTTCAGGGATATGGTCAGGAGATTGATTTCTTGAAACTGATATCCCAATGTGCGCCGATGCTTAAAAAGACGACAATGATGTTGTCAGAGGAGACCTCACCAAGTAACGATGAATCCGCAAAGATATAG